Proteins from one Triticum aestivum cultivar Chinese Spring chromosome 7A, IWGSC CS RefSeq v2.1, whole genome shotgun sequence genomic window:
- the LOC123152465 gene encoding skin secretory protein xP2, protein MGASTVQCYSSSSLLALLLCSMLLHPSQAFKLHEEKVPLSFIVPDPSPVQSPLSAPPPVTGADDDDGMRPRLPTERWKRGRGEERRARGGAHAPALAPWSAGPARAPASSPSYAPAPDSGSGAPVIESSPAVPVPRGVRDTATILPMPAPGVKRQDVGGAALARPGMAPLVVGLAMMAALGALC, encoded by the exons ATGGGAGCTTCCACCGTGCAatgctactcctcctcctccttgctcgcgttgctgctctgctccatGCTCCTGCACCCGTCGCAAGCATTCAAG CTGCATGAGGAGAAGGTGCCGTTGAGCTTCATCGTGCCGGACCCCTCGCCGGTGCAGTCACCGCTCTCCGCGCCGCCTCCGGTGACCGgcgccgacgacgacgacgggATGAGGCCGAGGCTGCCGACGGAGCGGTGGAAGCGGGGCCGGGGCGAGGAGAGGCGGGCCCGTGGTGGCGCGCACGCACCGGCGCTCGCGCCGTGGTCGGCGGGCCCCGCGCGCGCACCAGCCTCATCCCCATCCTACGCGCCGGCGCCGGACTCCGGAAGCGGGGCGCCGGTCATCGAGAGCAGCCCCGCCGTGCCGGTCCCGCGCGGCGTGAGGGACACGGCCACCATCCTGCCCATGCCCGCGCCCGGCGTCAAGCGGCAG GACGTGGGCGGAGCCGCTTTGGCTCGGCCCGGTATGGCGCCGCTGGTGGTAGGGCTCGCCATGATGGCGGCTTTAGGAGCTTTATGCTag
- the LOC123148496 gene encoding non-specific lipid transfer protein GPI-anchored 3 has product MRSGVGARLLSQAVAIAIAVAVACCMTAAPSSAQGTTTPADARGAVPSCASKLVTCAGYLNITDTPPESCCDPLKEAAATQAACMCAILMNRAALQAFGVAPEQGVLLAKRCGVTTDASTCAKYSAGADAGTAGSTAASSASTGTAASTVAKPTASGGTTHPLSLIAASSFVGFSFIWWMIMA; this is encoded by the exons ATGCGGAGCGGTGTCGGCGCGCGCCTTCTGTCACAGGCGGTGGCCATCGCCATCGCCGTGGCCGTCGCCTGCTGCATGACCGCCGCGCCCTCGTCGGCGCAGGGGACGACGACGCCCGCGGACGCCCGCGGCGCGGTGCCGTCGTGCGCGTCGAAGCTCGTGACGTGCGCGGGCTACCTGAACATCACCGACACGCCGCCGGAGTCGTGCTGCGACCCGCTCAAGGAGGCGGCGGCCACGCAGGCGGCGTGCATGTGCGCCATCCTCATGAACAGGGCCGCGCTGCAGGCGTTCGGCGTGGCGCCGGAGCAGGGGGTGCTCCTCGCCAAGCGCTGCGGCGTCACCACCGACGCGTCCACCTGCGCCAAGTACAGCGCCGGCGCCG atgCTGGCACTGCAGGTAGCACAGCTGCTTCTTCAGCATCCACGGGAACTGCTGCTTCTACAG TTGCCAAGCCAACGGCAAGTGGAGGAACCACGCATCCCCTGAGCTTGATCGCCGCATCTTCATTTGTAGGCTTCAGTTTCATCTGGTGGATGATCATGGCGTAG
- the LOC123148494 gene encoding uncharacterized protein — translation MDLGTENRLAALLLEEARRLRMQAEKEGVHAYLQKPNVRHRPNSRFLAATVLGVQQANRVVEVNEMWRAREKEMELESKMKARTSGRIDSRSLKRKNDSRDQSPVSKIQRDRPYGAGASSSSRDSHSSSYSGREDGLGDDEIEEFLRSRVKRGRGAIGSRMDEPGPYLKPPCGRQDNSASPDAGVKEDRKRRVYGPEKPLFLRSKSSDEEPSTSKHKHIKQEKNNSSNRERKKDNKRSKHHHREHKSRSRE, via the exons ATGGATTTGGGGACGGAGAATCGCCTTGCGGCGTTGCTCCTCGAGGAGGCCCGGAGGCTGCGGATGCAGGCGGAGAAGGAAGGGGTGCACGCCTATCTGCAGAAACCTAACGTGAGGCACCGCCCCAACTCGCGGTTCCTTGCCGCCACCGTTCTTGGCGTTCAGCAAG CAAATCGAGTTGTGGAGGTTAATGAGATGTGGCGTGCCAGGGAGAAGGAAATGGAGCTGGAATCAAAGATGAAAGCCAGAACCAGTGGTCGAATTGACTCGAGATCCCTGAAACGGAAGAACGACTCAAGAGACCAGAGCCCTGTCTCTAAGATCCAGCGAGACAGACCATATGGCGCTGGTGCATCATCTTCGTCGAGGGATTCACATAGCAGTTCTTATTCGGGCCGGGAGGATGGGCTAGGCGATGATGAAATCGAAGAGTTTCTTCGATCAAG GGTGAAGCGCGGACGAGGAGCCATTGGTTCTAGAATGGATGAGCCCGGTCCATACCTCAAGCCTCCATGCGGTAGGCAAGACAATTCAGCAAGTCCGGACGCAGGAGTGAAAGAAGACCGGAAGCGCCGAGTTTATGGTCCAGAGAAGCCACTATTTTTGAGATCTAAATCCTCAGACGAGGAGCCATCCACCTCGAAGCACAAGCACATAAAACAAGAAAAGAACAATAGcagcaaccgagagagaaagaagGACAACAAGAGGTCCAAACATCACCACCGTGAACATAAAAGCCGAAGTAGGGAGTGA
- the LOC123148495 gene encoding uncharacterized protein, whose translation MRPPSPPRPLAFPTLDSLAAYLRPRLPGPALASWGSAPGTKNLLNLFLELSCGDCTLLPAASSPPALVVRAVHVATVRIRNRRGALLVETRQLLSDGTLRRRAARPLSEKMRPGETPEAAAARAVVEELGERARVRILGAAPEPRVEERESVSYPGLPARYVLHAVDAELVEGVPEEGEFDTEEAGEGEGHDGGGAAITVKRHYWSWVDDEEARGEAAPAAVAGAQ comes from the coding sequence AtgcggccgccgtcgccgccgcggccgcTGGCCTTCCCAACGCTGGACTCGCTCGCGGCGTACCTCCGGCCGCGCCTCCCGGGCCCGGCGCTCGCCTCCTGGGGATCCGCGCCGGGGACCAAGAACCTGCTCAACCTCTTCCTGGAGCTCTCCTGCGGCGACTGCACGCTGCTGCCCGcggcctcctccccgccggccctCGTCGTGCGCGCCGTCCACGTCGCCACCGTGCGCATCCGCAACCGCCGGGGCGCGCTCCTCGTGGAGACCCGCCAGCTGCTCTCCGATGGCACGCTCCGCCGCCGGGCCGCGCGGCCGCTCTCCGAGAAGATGCGCCCCGGGGAGACGCCGGAGGCCGCCGCGGCCCGCGCCGTCGTCGAGGAGCTCGGCGAGCGCGCCCGCGTCCGGATCCTGGGGGCGGCCCCGGAGCCGCGCGTGGAGGAGCGGGAGTCCGTCTCGTACCCGGGGCTCCCCGCCAGGTACGTGCTGCACGCGGTGGACGCGGAGCTCGTGGAGGGCGTCCCGGAGGAGGGCGAGTTCGACacggaggaggccggcgagggcgagggccacgacggcggcggcgcggccatcACCGTGAAGCGGCACTACTGGTCATGGGTCGACGACGAGGAGGCCCGCGGCGAGGCCGCCCCGGCCGCCGTCGCCGGTGCGCAGTAG